Proteins from a single region of Arenicella xantha:
- a CDS encoding right-handed parallel beta-helix repeat-containing protein produces MHVRDSDDVLLSNTVITSNVRNNKDFSAFGGGGIRILDSDNIRLESVVISDNESTKGGGIAIQSSDNTVIVDSQIIGNHVSEPDTPDSAGIPDGGGIRATSVSFLTLQNTVVSSNTAGFRGGGIAFLSSSDLLIDSSTISKNQASRGGGIYLGARFNTTTKSENVQIVNSTISRNVVKPFTFEFQFYGSYNAQGGGISAKYIDGVEIISSTINGNQALGANAQSGGLHTESTSSNISLTNSIIANSRGQDCADGATSVDTVSVIEDGSCGASRSGNPRILALTANGGPTFTHALAENSIARNSSVGTCTVTDQRGKKRDISDGACDVGAFEFIEGLDDVDDTSFFVVPLKSGKSVIFGL; encoded by the coding sequence ATCCATGTTCGTGATAGTGATGACGTTCTATTAAGTAATACCGTCATAACAAGCAATGTGCGTAATAACAAGGATTTCTCGGCTTTTGGCGGCGGCGGAATACGAATTCTAGATAGTGATAACATTCGTCTAGAGTCAGTTGTGATTAGCGACAATGAGTCAACGAAGGGCGGAGGCATTGCTATACAGTCTTCAGACAACACCGTTATTGTTGATTCACAGATTATTGGCAATCACGTTAGCGAACCAGATACGCCCGATTCCGCGGGCATCCCCGATGGAGGCGGTATTAGGGCCACTAGTGTAAGTTTTCTAACCCTCCAAAACACCGTTGTATCGAGCAATACTGCCGGCTTTCGAGGCGGCGGTATTGCTTTTTTATCCTCAAGCGATTTGTTAATTGACAGCAGCACCATATCAAAAAATCAAGCCAGTCGTGGCGGCGGCATATATTTAGGTGCACGTTTTAATACAACTACGAAGTCAGAAAATGTTCAAATTGTTAACTCGACAATTTCACGTAACGTGGTGAAACCGTTCACGTTTGAATTTCAGTTTTATGGTAGTTACAACGCTCAAGGCGGCGGCATTAGCGCTAAATATATCGACGGCGTTGAGATTATTTCATCAACCATTAATGGCAACCAAGCATTAGGAGCTAATGCTCAAAGCGGTGGCCTTCATACAGAATCAACAAGTTCGAATATTTCTCTCACCAATAGCATCATTGCCAACTCCCGTGGCCAAGACTGTGCTGACGGAGCAACCAGCGTAGATACAGTCAGCGTCATTGAAGACGGCTCATGCGGAGCAAGCCGTTCTGGCAACCCACGTATTTTGGCCTTAACTGCTAATGGCGGCCCCACATTCACTCATGCTCTGGCTGAAAACAGCATCGCACGCAACAGCTCAGTTGGAACTTGCACTGTGACTGATCAACGCGGCAAAAAGCGCGATATCAGCGATGGTGCTTGCGACGTAGGCGCGTTTGAGTTTATCGAAGGCTTGGATGACGTAGACGACACAAGCTTCTTTGTGGTGCCTCTTAAGAGCGGCAAATCGGTGATTTTTGGGCTTTAA
- a CDS encoding FHA domain-containing protein: protein MSYVRIYCGNDLRKQFELGENGATIGRTDDNVIVLADEGISRQHAAIEHQNGEYFIVDLGSSNGVFLNNEKVEKAKLKYWDEIQIHNFVIKFMAKPVLAGTKGDIDEPTADLESDKTKFFNVTDEKQLDELRNKTKECFLTYKGPSGKLRKLIIKKPRIIIGKSNQADIKITGWFAPSIAATIERHGSSYELVPTERGKVIFQNQRVSKSVKLIDDSGFIVRDIELKFFNRLTKTS, encoded by the coding sequence ATGAGTTACGTTAGAATTTATTGTGGCAATGATTTGAGAAAGCAATTTGAGCTAGGTGAAAACGGCGCGACAATTGGTCGCACTGACGATAATGTAATTGTGCTCGCCGATGAGGGAATCTCTAGGCAGCATGCCGCGATCGAGCATCAAAACGGTGAGTACTTCATTGTTGACCTTGGTAGCAGTAATGGCGTTTTCCTAAATAATGAGAAAGTTGAAAAGGCGAAGCTCAAGTATTGGGATGAGATACAGATTCATAATTTCGTCATCAAGTTTATGGCGAAGCCTGTGCTCGCAGGAACCAAGGGAGACATAGATGAGCCCACCGCAGATCTTGAGTCAGATAAAACCAAGTTTTTTAATGTCACCGATGAAAAGCAACTTGATGAATTGCGAAATAAAACCAAGGAGTGCTTTCTCACGTACAAAGGCCCATCGGGGAAGCTGCGAAAGCTGATTATTAAAAAGCCGCGCATCATCATTGGCAAATCAAATCAAGCTGATATTAAAATTACGGGATGGTTCGCGCCGTCAATTGCGGCAACGATTGAACGCCACGGTAGCTCATATGAGTTGGTCCCTACTGAGCGAGGCAAGGTCATTTTTCAGAATCAACGAGTCTCAAAATCAGTAAAGTTGATAGATGATAGCGGATTTATAGTTCGAGATATTGAGCTCAAATTTTTTAATCGACTCACAAAAACGAGTTGA
- a CDS encoding PP2C family protein-serine/threonine phosphatase, with protein MPWITLAGCNIGDREEQQDRYLIEHSNDDQSHLLVVADGAGGHKTGGLAAQAAIDCVRENLANLWSNDAPEMFLNRLISDCNKRVLAVGGGELACTTLVLALIRGDEVFWAHVGDSRFYLIRDRHVIVRTNDHSVIELQRRQAAQNSRVSTTQSNELYMCLGALAKTAPDVSSSLVRDGDTLLLCSDGLWGQIDMKPIVADLSERPLTLDRLNNWITKAKVAKHNNSDNITLLAARLKSKPGFFPNPSKAIINFFKNDKSIN; from the coding sequence ATGCCTTGGATCACCTTAGCCGGTTGCAACATCGGCGACCGAGAAGAACAACAAGATCGATATTTGATTGAACATAGCAATGACGACCAAAGCCATTTACTGGTTGTTGCGGATGGTGCTGGCGGACACAAAACGGGTGGCTTAGCGGCACAAGCCGCCATAGATTGTGTTCGCGAAAATCTGGCTAATTTGTGGTCTAACGATGCGCCGGAAATGTTTCTCAATAGGCTGATCAGTGACTGTAATAAGCGTGTGCTTGCGGTAGGCGGTGGTGAGCTTGCTTGTACAACACTGGTATTGGCTCTAATTAGGGGCGATGAAGTTTTTTGGGCTCATGTCGGCGATAGCCGTTTTTACTTAATCAGAGATCGGCATGTGATCGTTAGAACAAACGATCATTCAGTGATAGAGCTCCAACGTCGACAGGCAGCGCAGAACTCTAGAGTCAGCACCACGCAGTCTAATGAACTCTACATGTGCCTTGGTGCGCTAGCTAAGACCGCCCCTGATGTATCAAGTAGCCTAGTTCGCGACGGGGATACCTTGCTGCTATGCAGTGACGGACTCTGGGGCCAGATCGACATGAAGCCCATAGTAGCCGACCTTAGCGAGCGCCCTTTGACCCTTGATCGGCTAAACAACTGGATAACAAAAGCCAAAGTTGCAAAACACAATAACAGCGACAACATCACTCTGCTTGCCGCCAGGCTAAAGAGTAAGCCTGGTTTTTTCCCTAATCCATCAAAGGCGATTATTAATTTCTTTAAAAATGACAAGTCCATCAACTAA
- a CDS encoding serine/threonine-protein kinase translates to MSKPNIRFGIREKLFFLILVGFGALILTTFWQIGVQAKLVSAQTIGQSLRQSSTVLDTKIESRFNSIREVARSVARDSRILPLVYESEVLTLQDQSQEFKNQLDFDILFFTDGSGNILARSDRPQAIGQNMAGKTHFFDDALAGKSGQGYFLSQGRLMQIVTEPIFDNVATDVVRGTVALAYEFSSDMANEIVSLTFSDIAFFSFTRDQSRQVNGVNNIYVTDHELKRSLSEYFEQSTSSWQPMFDGESAVQNFHTTLNNQEYFAVASRVGNDGSDPLGFVMILRSSADLLAPFTSIQNTVLVIGGICLVVAFMLAGFVSIRISRPIIELVSVTGGIRDGNFPDKSAAPKSNDEIGMLYRAVVEMGNTLKEKAELENYLAQISNELNVDKALSNSALEADLIVGGGAPEQHLPHSSGALVLDEGNVAAKAARSMITTGTRIGDRYDVLELIGQGAMGLVFLVEDRELDEKTALKLLPRDLFAESNAISIKEEIRLARRITHRNILRTFDMGNWDAYTYISMEYVAGYDLDVLLKRRGAQDLYIALLMGRQICSAMNAAHEEGVIHLDLKPGNMMVNQQGILKIMDFGLARSVANQEQLNSSKDNTKLMGTPRYMAPEQFLNEELDQRTDIYSIGIILYTLLTGSPPFSHADYMKLAEMHVHQELPEINGVDGVITGPLDQVIRKATEKDPVDRFQTVREMLEQLSNV, encoded by the coding sequence ATGTCAAAACCTAATATTCGATTCGGTATTCGCGAAAAACTGTTCTTTCTTATTTTGGTCGGGTTCGGCGCGCTTATTCTTACCACCTTCTGGCAAATTGGCGTACAGGCGAAACTGGTCTCCGCCCAAACCATAGGCCAATCATTGCGGCAGTCCAGTACCGTTTTAGACACCAAAATCGAAAGCCGTTTCAATTCCATCAGAGAGGTCGCCAGAAGCGTAGCGAGAGACAGCCGCATATTGCCATTGGTCTATGAAAGCGAAGTATTAACACTCCAGGATCAGAGCCAGGAGTTTAAGAATCAACTCGACTTTGACATTCTATTTTTCACCGACGGCTCCGGCAATATCTTAGCGCGTTCAGACCGACCACAAGCGATTGGCCAAAACATGGCAGGCAAAACACATTTTTTCGATGATGCGCTCGCCGGTAAGTCGGGGCAGGGGTATTTTCTGAGCCAAGGTCGCTTAATGCAGATTGTCACTGAGCCGATATTTGATAATGTCGCGACTGACGTGGTTCGGGGAACGGTAGCACTAGCCTATGAATTTAGTAGCGATATGGCGAATGAGATTGTGTCTTTGACATTCAGCGATATTGCTTTTTTTAGCTTTACTCGCGACCAGAGTCGACAGGTTAATGGGGTTAATAACATCTACGTTACCGACCACGAGCTTAAACGCTCGCTAAGTGAATACTTTGAACAGTCTACTTCAAGCTGGCAGCCGATGTTTGATGGTGAATCAGCGGTGCAAAATTTTCATACAACGCTAAATAATCAAGAGTATTTCGCGGTTGCTAGTCGCGTTGGCAATGACGGCAGCGACCCATTGGGTTTTGTGATGATCTTACGTTCCAGTGCAGATCTATTAGCACCGTTTACCAGCATCCAGAATACAGTGCTGGTTATTGGTGGGATCTGTCTGGTTGTCGCGTTTATGCTGGCTGGGTTTGTATCAATACGAATTAGTCGACCCATCATCGAGCTGGTATCGGTCACCGGTGGTATTCGTGATGGTAACTTCCCAGACAAGAGTGCCGCGCCAAAATCCAATGACGAGATTGGGATGCTCTACCGGGCAGTCGTAGAGATGGGCAATACCCTAAAGGAGAAGGCTGAGTTGGAAAACTACTTGGCTCAAATTTCTAATGAATTAAACGTTGATAAGGCACTGTCGAACAGTGCCTTAGAGGCTGACTTAATCGTGGGGGGAGGCGCGCCCGAACAACACCTACCTCACAGCTCTGGTGCTCTTGTCTTAGACGAAGGCAATGTGGCGGCTAAGGCAGCTCGGTCAATGATTACGACTGGAACGAGAATTGGCGACCGTTACGACGTACTAGAGCTCATTGGGCAAGGGGCTATGGGCTTGGTGTTTTTGGTTGAAGATCGCGAGTTGGATGAGAAGACCGCTCTCAAATTATTACCTCGAGATCTGTTTGCTGAGAGTAATGCTATCAGCATCAAAGAAGAGATTCGTCTGGCGCGACGTATCACGCATCGCAATATTCTAAGAACGTTTGATATGGGCAATTGGGACGCCTATACCTATATCAGTATGGAGTACGTAGCGGGTTATGACCTTGATGTGCTGTTAAAAAGAAGAGGCGCTCAGGATCTATATATTGCGCTTTTAATGGGTCGGCAAATTTGCTCAGCCATGAATGCGGCCCATGAAGAAGGCGTGATTCATCTTGATCTCAAGCCCGGAAATATGATGGTTAACCAGCAGGGTATCCTAAAAATAATGGATTTTGGTCTTGCCAGAAGTGTCGCAAATCAAGAGCAATTAAACTCATCAAAAGACAACACAAAATTAATGGGCACTCCGCGTTATATGGCTCCGGAACAGTTTCTCAACGAAGAGCTGGATCAGCGCACCGACATTTACTCGATTGGCATTATCTTGTATACCTTATTAACGGGCTCACCGCCGTTCAGCCATGCGGACTATATGAAACTCGCGGAGATGCATGTGCACCAAGAGTTGCCAGAAATTAACGGTGTGGACGGTGTTATCACCGGGCCGCTGGACCAGGTCATTCGTAAAGCAACCGAAAAAGACCCAGTCGACAGATTTCAGACCGTTAGGGAAATGTTGGAACAATTAAGTAACGTGTAA